CCCGTGCTGGGACTGTACCACCGCATGGCTTGGGCTTCAGTAACAAAGGCAGAGGCAGCAATTACTGCAAGCATGAATTTCAAAACGGCATTCATAGGCTTCATCTTTTTATCATTGGAAGTTTTGTCTCAAATCCGACGGGCACGGTCAATGGCATTCTCGGAGAAACTGACGGAATGATGGCTGGTGCTCCTGGTGGGCTTTGGCTTGGCGCGGCAGGGATGATGTCAATATGTAGTGGCGGTTGCATCAGCGGTATTTGGTCCAGGGTGTGTCGTCTGGCTTGAATCACTTGAAGCGCGGACTCTTTTTGGCGTTCATCCGACTCAAACCGCCGGACTTCATCCATTACCGCAGTTTCTTTTCCAAAGGTTATAGATCTCGTTCGTGATACAATCCGTTTCTGTAATTCAGGGGAAAGTTCCCGGTTGCGGTAACTCCATGGGATACTGTTCGCGGGAATGCCACTCTCTCGGGCAAAATCCGCCAATTTCAGGTGGTCCTTTGGCTGCCATTCCGGCGGCAAAAAGGGGTGATGGCCGGAATTGAACAACGATTCGCTGGCTTGCATATTCCGCAGGTGGAGTTCTTCCGCATAATATAGGTGCATTTCTTCAACCATTTCCTGCTCGTTATCCAACTTGCGCAGCCGTTGCTGGAGTTCGAGCGGAAAACCATTCCAAAAATACTCGGCCGGAATTCGTTCCTGCTGGATCGCCATGCGCCTGGCCTGGGTTGGCCCAGAGGCAACCGCAGACTGGTTACCCGCCTGAGAGTCCTTCTGCCGGGCCAACATGCTGGTTTCGTAATGCTTCCACAGTTCAGTCAAGATGGACTGCTCGTTATCCAGCTTGGCAGCGCCAATACGAGCCCATGATGAGGACGGAATCTGCCTGTTTTCAAACGGGGGCAGGAATTCCTCCGGGATGACCAACTCTTTTCCCGAAGGCAAGGTGACGCGCAAAACAAGGATTGGTGTTGGCGATGGTGGCGGCAGCATCACAATATTCGTCCGTGGAGCATCCGTAGGCTCGATCATTCGCCTATGGTAGTCTGCCAAGTCACGCCGTAAATCGCCGACAGCCTGTTCCATGGCGGGCAAGTCCGTGCCCTGACTCATGCGCATGTGGACCTGCACTTTACGATTTTGGAATTGGGCAAATTCCGGGCCGGGCGGCACATACATTCCATCCACTTCCGTCCAAAGTTGGTCCCATTTGCCAGCGTTCTTCGAGTTTTGCGCCCGTTCGAGGCAGGCTTGAATAGTTCGCCGGGAAAGCGGTGTATCGGG
The DNA window shown above is from Verrucomicrobiota bacterium and carries:
- a CDS encoding transglutaminase family protein, with the translated sequence MNLLCAEGLRGSEDLDVSKYIERLNSLARQVEWETKRNEHRFTEHPEEHKNSLAYYRMGMLGTVLAEDYGMRYNPKLEIPWVHGKRTDQQANYANSKNVFIHGLLAGERFGTCASMPVLYTAIARRLGYPVNLAATKYHLYVRYEQEDGGHLNVEATENRGFTTPTDEEYRKGPFPSTEEQIRDLGWLRPMTGREMLGAFLFARAGCLRNMERYAEEAEAIANAGRYLPDTPLSRRTIQACLERAQNSKNAGKWDQLWTEVDGMYVPPGPEFAQFQNRKVQVHMRMSQGTDLPAMEQAVGDLRRDLADYHRRMIEPTDAPRTNIVMLPPPSPTPILVLRVTLPSGKELVIPEEFLPPFENRQIPSSSWARIGAAKLDNEQSILTELWKHYETSMLARQKDSQAGNQSAVASGPTQARRMAIQQERIPAEYFWNGFPLELQQRLRKLDNEQEMVEEMHLYYAEELHLRNMQASESLFNSGHHPFLPPEWQPKDHLKLADFARESGIPANSIPWSYRNRELSPELQKRIVSRTRSITFGKETAVMDEVRRFESDERQKESALQVIQARRHTLDQIPLMQPPLHIDIIPAAPSQSPPGAPAIIPSVSPRMPLTVPVGFETKLPMIKR